Proteins encoded in a region of the uncultured Paludibaculum sp. genome:
- a CDS encoding amino acid racemase: MHKKIGILGGLSPESTVAYYEHITRGYVRAHGDFGYPEILIYSVNFQQYVDWQHQNRWHEAADAMAASLNALHRAGADFGLISTNTMHIVFDEVQAAVDMPLISIVETTARAIERAGVRKVGLLGTVFTMREAFFREGLQRTGVEALVPAEADQLRLSDIIYQELCRGEIREESRQVFQMVIADLRRRGAEGVVLGCTEIPLLIQSKDCDLPLFDTTVLHAQRALEYATEAVPVAG, encoded by the coding sequence ATGCACAAGAAGATCGGCATTCTCGGTGGACTGAGCCCGGAATCCACAGTCGCTTACTATGAGCACATCACCCGCGGCTACGTGCGGGCGCACGGCGATTTCGGGTATCCGGAGATTCTCATCTACAGTGTCAATTTCCAGCAGTATGTCGACTGGCAGCATCAGAATCGCTGGCACGAGGCCGCCGACGCGATGGCCGCGTCCCTGAACGCGCTGCACCGGGCGGGCGCCGACTTTGGACTGATCTCCACGAATACGATGCATATCGTCTTCGACGAAGTGCAGGCGGCGGTCGACATGCCGCTGATCAGCATCGTGGAGACCACGGCACGGGCGATCGAGCGAGCGGGAGTGCGCAAGGTGGGGTTGCTAGGGACTGTGTTCACGATGCGAGAGGCGTTCTTCCGGGAGGGTTTGCAGAGAACCGGGGTCGAAGCATTGGTTCCGGCGGAAGCCGATCAACTGCGCCTCAGTGACATCATCTACCAGGAGTTGTGCCGGGGCGAGATCAGGGAAGAATCACGGCAGGTGTTTCAGATGGTGATTGCGGACCTGCGGAGACGTGGCGCCGAGGGGGTCGTGCTGGGCTGTACGGAGATTCCGCTGTTGATCCAGTCGAAGGATTGCGATCTGCCGCTGTTTGATACCACGGTGCTGCATGCACAGCGGGCCTTGGAGTATGCGACGGAGGCGGTGCCGGTCGCAGGTTGA
- a CDS encoding two-component regulator propeller domain-containing protein, producing the protein MRASRVWLTACLAGLCLAPSALAQKFAFQEFGYADGLLNLAVEQVIQDRDGFLWVGTQNGLYRFDGHSFTEFGAKDGVPATSLQSLHQSPDGTLWLGTQVGLWMQNGTRFERVDIAPAKKVVGAQGVASDRSGRVYVATPAGLLIGNRGKQGDWNFHYATGVKSRVASVMVNGRDEVWFGCLNSICRLEGETEVPAAKWSEPPKEPWQYMLEDADGNLWVRSHSFVMVRRAGADVFVPVPCDRSLSSPWVPQLALDNKGRLLVPLKEGFAILEGTKWHFVTRAQGLAANDVSMIFRDKDGAMWVGLLGRGLFRWIGYGEWEGYTYTEGLNDELVWQILPDGRGSIWVATRGGLYRGRRQPESYHFDPIPALRGEEIQSLIMDRDGSLWAGLRGSGMAHVHPETGRVERYPLPELAPNNYISHIEIDRDGRLWLSATTKNGLFIFDRTTHHFQPVAVPGADKQGLTMKIMRNGEIWYGTKEGLFRRTQGRWLRYGDKEGLKSEGVWSLGEGPDGTIWIAYQTGMGLTRAVRDGDKLRFSHLTPADGLPSNQVYFTRFDMKGNMWVGSDRGVGVFDGKQWAQYRRGDGLVWDDCNSDAFASEPDGTVWIGTSAGLSRFHESEVKATTGAPRVVLTSVQLGGHPQSLLTKAEVDYRWNTLLVRFAVLSFSRPSSQRFRYRVVGLSSEWQNTAQREMQFAEMPPGHYRLEVYGFDGYKEWSREPAVFSFTIMPPWWANRYLQGLVVLLLIAAGAWRVQRAKTQHREETERLERAVEERTRQLRTEKEKSDRANRLKDEFLANVSHEIRTPMNGILGMTELALGTALTTEQQEYLETVKISADSLLALLNDILDLSKIEAGFMEIGREEFPLRETVQQAVRTLAGRAAARRLELKCTFDPALPNRMMGDSSRLRQVLLNLLGNALKFTETGSVSLRVALEQAVDTAAEVRFEVQDTGIGIPLEQQKLIFEAFRQADGSVTRRYGGTGLGLAISAKIVDGMGGRLEVESEPGKGSTFRFWVRLQIVAPAEPAIPSRLEPRAEAQVPGRLKVLVAEDNPVNRKLVERLMSKRGHEVVAVSDGKQAVDRVSNEPFDVVLMDVQMPGMDGLEATRQIRNLEIALGRHVPILALTANAMKGDEGLCLEAGMDGFLTKPYEAEKLFGVIDDMTRRNQTV; encoded by the coding sequence ATGCGTGCGAGCAGAGTCTGGCTCACGGCTTGCTTGGCAGGACTCTGCCTGGCGCCGAGCGCGCTCGCCCAAAAGTTTGCTTTTCAGGAGTTTGGCTATGCGGATGGCCTGCTGAATCTGGCGGTTGAGCAGGTGATCCAGGATAGGGACGGGTTTCTCTGGGTCGGTACCCAGAACGGACTATACCGTTTTGATGGCCACAGCTTTACCGAGTTCGGTGCCAAGGATGGCGTCCCGGCCACCTCGCTGCAGTCTCTGCACCAGAGTCCGGATGGGACGTTGTGGCTGGGCACTCAGGTGGGTCTGTGGATGCAGAACGGCACCCGGTTTGAGCGCGTGGATATCGCGCCGGCGAAGAAGGTGGTGGGCGCCCAGGGCGTGGCTTCGGACCGTTCGGGACGGGTCTATGTGGCGACGCCCGCCGGCCTATTGATTGGCAATCGAGGGAAGCAAGGCGACTGGAACTTCCACTATGCAACCGGAGTGAAAAGCCGGGTCGCCAGCGTCATGGTGAACGGTCGCGATGAGGTCTGGTTTGGCTGCCTCAACTCCATCTGCCGGTTGGAGGGCGAAACCGAAGTGCCGGCCGCCAAGTGGTCTGAGCCGCCCAAGGAACCATGGCAGTACATGCTGGAGGATGCGGACGGCAACCTCTGGGTTCGGAGCCACTCCTTTGTGATGGTTCGGCGGGCTGGAGCCGATGTTTTTGTGCCCGTGCCTTGCGACCGGTCGCTGAGCAGTCCATGGGTCCCGCAGTTGGCTTTGGACAACAAAGGGCGACTGCTCGTGCCTCTCAAGGAAGGGTTCGCGATTCTGGAGGGCACGAAATGGCACTTTGTGACCAGGGCGCAGGGGCTGGCCGCGAACGACGTTTCCATGATCTTCCGGGACAAAGACGGGGCCATGTGGGTGGGCCTATTGGGCCGCGGCCTTTTTCGCTGGATCGGGTACGGTGAGTGGGAAGGCTACACCTACACGGAGGGGCTGAACGACGAACTCGTCTGGCAGATCCTTCCGGACGGGCGCGGCTCCATCTGGGTGGCTACGCGAGGGGGACTCTATCGAGGGCGGCGGCAGCCGGAGAGCTACCATTTCGATCCGATTCCGGCTCTGCGTGGCGAGGAGATCCAATCGCTAATCATGGATCGTGATGGGAGTCTGTGGGCCGGACTGCGCGGCTCTGGGATGGCCCATGTGCATCCCGAGACGGGACGCGTCGAGCGCTACCCACTCCCCGAACTGGCCCCGAACAACTATATCTCCCACATCGAGATCGACCGCGATGGCCGCCTGTGGCTCTCGGCCACGACGAAGAACGGGCTCTTCATCTTCGACCGGACGACCCATCACTTTCAACCAGTAGCGGTTCCTGGCGCGGACAAACAGGGCCTGACCATGAAGATCATGCGAAACGGCGAGATCTGGTACGGGACCAAGGAGGGGCTGTTCCGGCGGACGCAGGGGCGCTGGCTCCGATACGGCGACAAGGAGGGTCTCAAGTCCGAGGGAGTCTGGTCTTTGGGCGAGGGGCCGGACGGGACGATCTGGATCGCCTACCAGACCGGCATGGGCCTGACGAGAGCTGTGCGCGACGGCGATAAACTGCGATTCTCCCATCTCACGCCCGCCGATGGACTGCCCTCCAACCAGGTCTATTTCACGCGTTTCGACATGAAGGGCAACATGTGGGTGGGCAGCGATCGCGGCGTCGGGGTATTTGACGGAAAGCAGTGGGCGCAATACAGGCGGGGCGACGGGTTGGTTTGGGATGACTGCAATTCGGATGCTTTCGCCTCCGAACCGGATGGGACGGTGTGGATTGGCACCAGCGCCGGGCTCTCCCGCTTCCATGAGTCCGAGGTGAAGGCGACTACGGGGGCGCCCCGCGTCGTTCTCACTTCAGTGCAACTGGGCGGGCACCCTCAATCCCTGCTCACCAAGGCCGAGGTGGACTACCGGTGGAACACGTTGCTGGTCCGATTCGCCGTTCTGTCTTTTTCCCGGCCGTCCAGTCAGCGCTTCCGGTACAGGGTCGTCGGGCTCTCGTCGGAATGGCAGAACACCGCTCAGCGTGAGATGCAGTTTGCCGAGATGCCGCCTGGACACTACCGGCTGGAGGTCTACGGCTTTGACGGCTACAAGGAATGGAGCCGCGAGCCCGCCGTGTTCTCCTTCACGATCATGCCGCCGTGGTGGGCCAATCGATACCTGCAGGGACTGGTGGTTCTCCTCTTGATTGCGGCCGGCGCCTGGCGCGTCCAACGTGCGAAGACCCAACATCGGGAAGAGACGGAGAGACTGGAGCGGGCGGTGGAGGAGCGCACACGCCAACTGCGGACGGAAAAAGAGAAGAGCGACCGCGCCAACCGGCTAAAGGACGAGTTCCTCGCCAATGTCAGCCACGAGATCCGCACGCCGATGAACGGAATCCTCGGCATGACCGAACTGGCGCTGGGTACTGCCCTTACGACGGAGCAGCAGGAGTACCTCGAGACCGTGAAGATCTCGGCCGATAGCCTGCTCGCCCTGCTGAACGACATCCTCGACCTTTCGAAGATCGAAGCCGGATTCATGGAGATTGGGCGGGAGGAGTTCCCGCTGCGGGAAACCGTCCAACAGGCCGTGCGCACACTGGCCGGCCGCGCTGCCGCCAGGCGTCTGGAACTGAAGTGCACCTTCGATCCCGCGCTGCCCAATCGGATGATGGGCGATTCGTCACGGCTGCGCCAGGTGCTGCTGAACCTGCTGGGCAACGCGTTGAAGTTCACCGAAACGGGGTCGGTGTCGCTGCGTGTCGCGCTCGAGCAGGCGGTGGACACCGCGGCCGAGGTTCGCTTCGAGGTCCAGGATACGGGCATCGGCATTCCGCTGGAGCAGCAGAAGTTGATCTTCGAAGCCTTCCGGCAGGCGGACGGCTCTGTCACGCGCCGCTATGGCGGCACCGGACTGGGGCTGGCCATCTCCGCGAAGATCGTCGATGGCATGGGCGGACGGCTGGAGGTCGAAAGCGAGCCGGGCAAGGGCAGCACCTTCCGGTTCTGGGTCAGGCTGCAGATTGTGGCGCCGGCCGAGCCGGCCATACCGTCCCGCTTGGAACCCCGGGCTGAGGCTCAGGTGCCCGGCCGCCTCAAAGTGCTGGTCGCCGAGGACAATCCGGTCAACCGCAAACTCGTTGAGCGTCTGATGAGCAAGCGTGGCCATGAGGTGGTTGCGGTTTCGGACGGCAAGCAGGCCGTGGACAGAGTGTCCAATGAACCATTCGACGTCGTTCTCATGGACGTCCAGATGCCCGGCATGGATGGGTTGGAAGCCACGCGTCAGATCCGCAACCTGGAGATCGCGCTGGGCCGCCACGTCCCGATTCTGGCCCTCACCGCGAACGCCATGAAGGGCGACGAAGGGCTGTGCCTCGAGGCGGGAATGGACGGCTTTCTCACCAAGCCCTACGAGGCCGAAAAGCTGTTCGGCGTTATCGATGATATGACCCGCCGCAATCAGACCGTCTGA
- a CDS encoding putative sulfate exporter family transporter, with protein sequence MASASNRWWIHEDWLAVWLGLASLVLVPLGLRPALPAFKWANTAALSNIFATANIQTSLILCAVLFVMALPGALALGAKAGRFALGFIVVFSLSWVAQLIAGNSVASYWGIEYVIFALLLGLFFSNVIGCPAWLMEAVRTEYFIKSGLVIMGATILFQDIVEAGFLGMLQAVLVVCVVWYFSFWLCRRMKLDDEFSAMLSTAVSICGVSAAIAACGAIQGDRRRLSYVASIVLIVAVPMIVIQPWLIKTMGLSDAVGGAWLGGTLDTTGSVVAAGSLISEAAMKIGTIVKFSQNLLIGVAAFLLSIWWSMKAGNGNQTKTSARVIWERFPKFVLGFVAASLAYSFLVDPAIVKATKGTITGLRTAWFALAFACIGLETKFTDLLTMENGRPFFAFLGAQTANVIWTLILAWLIFGGFFFAVPKI encoded by the coding sequence ATGGCTTCCGCATCGAACCGCTGGTGGATTCACGAAGATTGGTTGGCTGTCTGGCTGGGGTTGGCGAGCTTGGTGCTCGTTCCGCTGGGGCTAAGGCCCGCTCTGCCCGCTTTCAAATGGGCGAATACGGCGGCACTGAGTAATATCTTCGCGACCGCAAACATCCAGACCTCGCTCATCCTGTGTGCCGTGCTCTTCGTGATGGCCCTGCCTGGCGCCCTGGCTCTGGGCGCGAAGGCCGGACGCTTCGCCCTCGGATTTATTGTGGTCTTCAGTCTGAGCTGGGTCGCTCAATTGATCGCCGGCAACAGCGTCGCCTCCTACTGGGGCATCGAATACGTCATTTTCGCTCTACTTCTGGGGCTGTTCTTCAGCAACGTGATCGGGTGTCCGGCCTGGTTGATGGAAGCCGTGCGCACAGAGTATTTCATTAAGAGCGGACTGGTGATTATGGGCGCCACCATCCTCTTCCAGGACATCGTGGAGGCCGGTTTCCTGGGCATGCTGCAGGCGGTGCTGGTAGTCTGCGTGGTCTGGTACTTCAGCTTCTGGCTGTGCCGCCGCATGAAACTGGACGACGAGTTCTCCGCCATGCTCTCGACGGCCGTCTCCATCTGTGGGGTCAGCGCCGCTATTGCCGCCTGTGGAGCCATTCAGGGCGATCGCCGCCGCCTGAGCTACGTGGCCAGCATCGTCCTCATCGTCGCCGTGCCGATGATCGTGATTCAGCCCTGGCTCATCAAGACGATGGGCTTGTCCGATGCCGTGGGGGGCGCCTGGTTGGGCGGCACCCTCGATACCACCGGTAGCGTGGTGGCCGCCGGCTCACTGATTAGCGAAGCCGCCATGAAGATCGGCACTATCGTGAAGTTCTCGCAGAATCTGCTCATCGGCGTGGCTGCGTTCCTGCTCTCCATCTGGTGGTCGATGAAGGCGGGCAACGGCAACCAGACAAAGACCAGCGCGCGCGTGATCTGGGAACGGTTCCCCAAGTTCGTTCTTGGGTTCGTCGCGGCCTCGCTCGCTTACAGCTTCCTGGTCGACCCGGCCATTGTGAAGGCCACGAAGGGCACCATTACGGGGCTGCGCACCGCCTGGTTCGCTCTCGCCTTCGCCTGCATCGGGCTGGAGACCAAGTTCACTGACCTGTTGACGATGGAGAACGGCCGGCCCTTCTTTGCGTTCCTGGGTGCGCAAACGGCCAACGTCATCTGGACCCTGATCCTCGCCTGGCTGATCTTCGGCGGCTTCTTCTTTGCCGTTCCGAAGATCTGA
- a CDS encoding LytTR family DNA-binding domain-containing protein has translation MSGATRIRALLVDDEPLARKNLRLLLECDPEIEIAGESASGLEAMEDIPKLDPDLVFLDVQMPEADGFDVIATLDPDRMPVIVFVTAYDQHAIRAFEVQAVDYVLKPFDDERFAKALENAKRQVRCREMEQLGERLLALAAARPGSVKEGEAAFTDRFIVRTGNRLVLVRAPEIDWIEAADYYVRLHVGGRAHLVRQSMAEMERSMDPERFVRVHRSTIVNVDRIREVQLGVDGEHRAILSDGTELKISRGYRRRLGFL, from the coding sequence ATGAGCGGCGCAACCCGCATCCGGGCTCTGCTGGTGGACGACGAGCCCTTGGCGCGCAAGAATCTGCGGCTGCTGCTGGAGTGCGACCCGGAGATCGAGATTGCCGGGGAGAGCGCCAGCGGTCTGGAAGCGATGGAAGACATCCCTAAGCTGGACCCGGACCTCGTCTTCCTGGACGTCCAAATGCCCGAGGCCGACGGGTTCGACGTGATTGCCACGCTGGATCCCGACCGGATGCCGGTGATCGTGTTTGTGACGGCCTACGACCAGCACGCCATTCGGGCGTTTGAGGTCCAGGCCGTGGACTACGTCCTGAAGCCTTTCGACGACGAGCGATTCGCGAAGGCGCTGGAGAACGCCAAGAGACAAGTGAGGTGCCGCGAGATGGAACAACTGGGAGAGCGTCTGCTAGCTTTGGCGGCGGCCCGGCCCGGGTCGGTGAAAGAGGGCGAGGCTGCGTTTACCGACCGCTTCATCGTCCGCACCGGCAACCGGCTGGTGCTGGTGCGGGCGCCTGAGATCGACTGGATCGAGGCGGCCGACTACTATGTCCGGCTGCATGTCGGCGGGCGCGCACATCTCGTACGGCAGTCCATGGCCGAGATGGAGCGCAGCATGGATCCAGAGCGATTTGTCCGCGTCCATCGCTCCACCATCGTCAACGTCGACCGGATCCGGGAAGTCCAACTGGGCGTCGACGGCGAGCACCGCGCCATCCTTTCGGACGGTACGGAGCTCAAGATCAGCCGAGGATACCGGCGGCGGCTGGGATTCCTGTAG
- a CDS encoding sensor histidine kinase, with product MSSAVPRDPARHRVAWWKLSAVWVSFALFNATQVVLSVKAEMPEVPGAPLFIRAFLGWMIWAAATPLVVELGRRFPLRRPRLLVALPLHMATWISISALRAVLLVVLAAELLKYWPNEAKSSFLERLGGQFLSQLHMDLLAYAGVMIFCAWRESQQRLQEREVREAQLETQLSQAQLRALRAQLNPHFLFNTLNGISALVRDGNQSCAIRMLVGLSDLLRYVIDSPPDLEVELDEEIRFAKQYLDIQQMRYGERLGVNWSVPEDLGGARVPSLILQPLLENAIQHGVAARNAAVNIRVSAVETAGMLRLTVNNDGPSLQASPRRGGVGIANTRQRLATLYGDQAGLEVHDAQPSGVEAVIHMPLREDPA from the coding sequence ATGAGTTCGGCTGTACCGCGGGATCCGGCGCGTCACCGCGTCGCATGGTGGAAGTTGTCCGCCGTCTGGGTGTCGTTTGCCCTGTTTAACGCCACTCAGGTAGTGCTGAGTGTGAAGGCGGAGATGCCCGAGGTGCCGGGTGCGCCGTTATTCATCCGGGCGTTTCTGGGTTGGATGATCTGGGCCGCGGCCACGCCGCTGGTCGTGGAGTTGGGCCGGAGATTTCCGCTGCGCCGGCCACGACTGTTGGTGGCGCTGCCGCTGCACATGGCCACCTGGATCAGCATCTCGGCCCTGCGCGCCGTATTGCTGGTGGTGCTGGCGGCGGAACTGCTGAAGTATTGGCCGAACGAGGCAAAGAGCAGCTTTCTTGAGCGATTGGGCGGGCAATTCCTAAGCCAACTGCACATGGATTTGCTCGCCTACGCCGGTGTGATGATCTTCTGCGCGTGGCGCGAATCGCAGCAGAGGCTGCAGGAACGGGAAGTACGCGAGGCTCAGCTCGAAACGCAGCTGTCGCAGGCGCAACTGCGAGCGCTGCGGGCTCAGTTGAACCCGCACTTCCTGTTCAACACGTTGAACGGGATTTCGGCCCTGGTGCGCGACGGCAACCAGAGCTGCGCGATCAGGATGCTGGTGGGATTGAGCGATCTGCTGCGGTATGTCATCGATAGTCCGCCAGATCTGGAGGTGGAACTCGACGAGGAGATTCGATTCGCCAAGCAGTATCTGGATATCCAGCAGATGAGGTATGGCGAGAGGCTCGGGGTGAACTGGTCTGTGCCGGAGGATCTGGGCGGCGCCCGCGTGCCGAGTCTCATCCTGCAGCCGCTGTTGGAGAACGCGATTCAGCATGGAGTGGCGGCGCGCAATGCCGCCGTGAACATCCGGGTGAGCGCGGTGGAGACGGCCGGGATGCTCCGCCTGACGGTGAACAACGACGGCCCTTCGCTGCAAGCCAGCCCGCGGAGGGGCGGTGTCGGCATCGCGAATACGCGGCAGCGGCTGGCGACGCTATATGGAGACCAGGCCGGGCTGGAGGTACACGACGCGCAGCCGTCCGGGGTAGAGGCGGTGATCCACATGCCTCTGCGGGAGGATCCGGCATGA
- a CDS encoding aminopeptidase gives MIPFDPELTPGARNAVRICLRVQPQEKVTVITDTVSREIAAALEAALAEIGAPYRTFVLEECAPRPLEAMPRVVLDDMESSQVSIFAVVAQRNELRSRMQMTDVVNRRKIRHAHMVNIEKRIMLEGMRADYLAVDDLSLRLLDITRPAKQIRATNAAGTDIVATMNPDYKWLKTSGIISENTWGNLPGGEVWTTPGEVNGTFVVDGVVGDYLCAKYGDLAATPLILRIEGNRLKEAHCADKELEEEFWKYTHTDENSDRVGEFAIGTNLGVRDVIGNILQDEKIPGVHIAFGNPYGDHTGAQWYSSTHIDVVGRRFTIQADDRLIMRAGEFLL, from the coding sequence TTGATCCCATTCGACCCTGAGTTGACACCCGGTGCACGGAACGCGGTCCGCATCTGCTTGCGAGTCCAGCCTCAAGAAAAGGTGACCGTCATCACCGACACGGTCTCGCGCGAAATCGCCGCCGCGTTGGAAGCGGCCTTGGCCGAAATCGGAGCCCCTTACCGCACTTTCGTGCTCGAGGAGTGCGCCCCCCGCCCTCTGGAGGCCATGCCGCGGGTGGTACTCGACGACATGGAGTCGAGCCAGGTCAGCATCTTCGCGGTCGTCGCCCAGCGCAATGAGCTGCGCAGCCGGATGCAGATGACCGACGTCGTCAACCGCCGCAAGATCCGCCACGCTCACATGGTCAACATCGAGAAGCGGATCATGCTGGAAGGCATGCGCGCCGACTACCTGGCCGTCGACGACCTGAGTCTCCGCCTGCTCGACATCACGCGCCCGGCGAAACAGATTCGAGCCACCAATGCCGCCGGCACCGACATCGTGGCGACCATGAACCCCGACTACAAGTGGCTCAAAACCAGCGGCATCATCAGTGAAAACACCTGGGGCAACCTGCCCGGCGGCGAGGTCTGGACCACGCCGGGTGAGGTCAACGGCACCTTTGTCGTCGACGGCGTCGTGGGCGACTACCTGTGCGCGAAGTACGGCGATCTGGCCGCGACTCCTCTCATCTTGCGGATTGAGGGCAACCGCCTGAAGGAGGCTCATTGCGCCGACAAAGAGCTGGAAGAAGAGTTCTGGAAGTACACCCATACCGATGAGAATTCCGACCGTGTCGGCGAGTTCGCCATCGGTACGAATCTAGGTGTCCGTGACGTCATCGGCAATATTCTCCAGGATGAGAAGATCCCCGGCGTCCACATCGCCTTCGGCAACCCCTACGGCGACCACACCGGCGCGCAGTGGTACTCGTCCACCCACATCGATGTCGTGGGCCGGCGCTTCACCATCCAGGCGGACGACCGCCTCATCATGCGGGCCGGGGAGTTCCTTTTGTGA
- a CDS encoding carboxylate-amine ligase, which produces MTRPSFTIGIEEEYMTVDPVTRELRSHIDAEMIEQGKLVLRERVKPEMHQCVVEVGTEICHNIQEARAEITTIRRHMVELAKANGLRLAAAATHPFSHWRNQSIYPDERYRVIVEDMQNVARANLIFGLHVHVGIEDRETAIHIMNAARYFLPHILALSTNSPFWLGDETGLRSYRCKVFDKFPRTNIPDYFQSYGEYESLVNLLIQTGCIDNAKKIWWDLRPHPTFSTIEFRICDLPMRLDETIALAALIQATVVMLWKLHSNNQGFRLYRRMLLMENKWRAVRYGINGKLIDFGKRIELPFRDLMEEYFQMVTPVAEELGSLDEINYLRKILEEGTGADRQLKVFHETGDLKAVVDYIIQETEAGLN; this is translated from the coding sequence ATGACGCGCCCAAGCTTCACCATCGGCATTGAAGAAGAGTACATGACCGTCGATCCGGTCACGCGGGAGCTCCGCAGCCACATCGACGCCGAGATGATCGAGCAGGGCAAACTGGTGCTGCGGGAACGCGTCAAGCCCGAGATGCACCAGTGCGTGGTCGAGGTCGGCACCGAGATCTGTCACAACATCCAGGAGGCCCGGGCCGAGATCACCACCATTCGCCGTCACATGGTGGAACTGGCCAAGGCCAACGGACTCCGCCTGGCGGCGGCCGCGACGCATCCCTTCTCCCACTGGCGGAATCAGAGCATCTACCCGGACGAGCGCTACCGCGTCATCGTCGAGGACATGCAGAATGTCGCGCGTGCCAATCTGATCTTCGGCCTCCACGTCCACGTCGGCATCGAGGACCGCGAGACGGCCATCCACATCATGAATGCGGCCCGCTACTTCCTGCCGCACATCCTGGCCCTCTCCACCAATTCGCCTTTCTGGCTGGGCGACGAGACGGGCCTGCGCAGCTACCGCTGTAAGGTCTTCGATAAATTCCCCAGAACCAACATCCCCGACTACTTCCAGAGCTACGGCGAGTACGAGAGCCTGGTGAACCTGCTCATCCAGACCGGCTGCATCGACAACGCCAAGAAGATCTGGTGGGATCTGCGGCCGCACCCGACGTTCTCCACCATCGAGTTCCGCATCTGCGACCTGCCCATGCGGCTCGACGAAACCATCGCCCTGGCCGCCCTCATCCAGGCCACCGTCGTCATGTTGTGGAAGCTGCACTCCAACAACCAGGGCTTCCGCCTCTATCGCCGTATGCTGCTCATGGAGAACAAGTGGCGCGCCGTCCGCTATGGCATCAACGGTAAACTCATCGACTTCGGAAAACGGATCGAACTGCCATTCCGAGACCTGATGGAGGAGTACTTCCAGATGGTGACACCGGTGGCCGAAGAACTAGGCAGCCTCGACGAGATCAACTATCTGCGAAAAATCCTGGAAGAGGGTACTGGCGCCGACAGACAACTGAAGGTCTTCCACGAAACCGGCGACCTGAAGGCCGTCGTGGACTACATCATTCAGGAAACGGAGGCGGGGCTCAATTGA
- a CDS encoding alpha/beta fold hydrolase, whose amino-acid sequence MNREYHNWYSQRLGRGMDLLLFGHGGTPTLVFPSSMGRFFEYEDRGMVEALRWQLDTGQRMLFCVDSVDSESWYNRGIHPADRARRHVQYEEYLLNEVLPLMRSRTGHHRIAVTGCSFGGYHCTNFALRHPDCVHTCVSMSGAYDIKSFLDGYYDDTCYFNNPVDFVPNLSDAWYLDQYRREIRWVFGAGEHDICLEANRRISAIFDAKGIPHWFDFWGLGAVHDWPLWQLMSRKYLS is encoded by the coding sequence ATGAATCGCGAATATCACAACTGGTACAGCCAGCGCCTCGGGCGAGGAATGGATCTGCTGCTGTTCGGGCACGGGGGTACGCCGACGCTGGTGTTCCCCAGTTCCATGGGCCGATTCTTTGAATACGAGGATCGAGGAATGGTGGAAGCCCTTCGTTGGCAGCTAGATACGGGCCAGAGAATGCTGTTCTGCGTCGACAGCGTCGACTCGGAGAGTTGGTACAACCGCGGCATCCACCCCGCCGACCGCGCACGGCGGCACGTACAGTACGAAGAGTACCTCCTCAACGAAGTACTACCCCTCATGCGGTCCCGCACCGGTCATCATCGAATCGCCGTCACCGGCTGCAGCTTCGGAGGCTACCATTGCACGAACTTCGCGCTCCGCCATCCCGACTGCGTCCACACCTGCGTCTCCATGTCCGGCGCGTATGACATTAAGTCGTTTCTCGACGGTTACTACGACGACACCTGTTACTTCAATAACCCGGTGGACTTCGTGCCCAACCTATCGGACGCCTGGTACCTGGATCAGTACCGCCGTGAGATTCGCTGGGTGTTCGGCGCCGGTGAGCACGACATCTGCCTGGAGGCCAACCGCCGCATCTCGGCCATCTTCGATGCCAAAGGCATCCCGCACTGGTTCGACTTCTGGGGTCTGGGTGCCGTTCACGATTGGCCCTTGTGGCAGTTGATGTCCAGGAAGTACCTTAGCTAG